The Flavobacterium sp. HJ-32-4 genome contains a region encoding:
- a CDS encoding YeeE/YedE family protein, protein MEMLSHTWPWYVSGFLIGVVMLLLIWFGKTFGMSSNLRTLCAIGGAGKFASFFRYDHKNHFWNLVVVVGAMIGGFIAVHYFSDPSNVTLNPDTVAQLQKMGIDAPNGKLAPDVLFGPDVWTSPKMLAILLVGGVLIGFGSRYAGGCTSGHAIQGLSNLQLPSLKAVIGFFVGGLIMVHFILPLLF, encoded by the coding sequence ATGGAAATGCTCTCGCACACCTGGCCGTGGTACGTGTCAGGTTTCCTGATCGGTGTCGTGATGTTACTCCTGATTTGGTTCGGGAAGACCTTCGGCATGTCGTCGAACCTTCGTACGCTTTGCGCCATCGGCGGTGCCGGAAAGTTCGCTTCTTTCTTCCGATACGACCACAAAAATCACTTCTGGAACCTCGTAGTGGTGGTGGGTGCGATGATAGGAGGCTTCATAGCGGTTCATTACTTCTCCGATCCCTCGAATGTGACGCTGAACCCCGACACCGTAGCGCAATTGCAGAAAATGGGTATCGACGCGCCCAACGGCAAGCTTGCGCCCGATGTACTCTTCGGCCCGGATGTCTGGACGTCACCGAAAATGTTGGCCATTTTGCTGGTCGGTGGTGTGTTGATCGGTTTTGGTTCGCGCTACGCCGGCGGCTGCACATCCGGCCATGCCATACAAGGGTTAAGCAACCTGCAGCTACCGTCGCTTAAGGCCGTAATCGGCTTCTTTGTAGGCGGTTTGATTATGGTCCATTTTATCCTCCCGTTACTTTTCTGA
- a CDS encoding DUF4199 domain-containing protein, with protein MKKFAVEFKWAVRYIFAYLAWIMGEKVLGVYDTHIDWLLLSSLGFYLFGFVLYVLALREKRDTVFQKQMDWKQGCVSGFYLTIFISLLMVLAQVVVHKAIAPEFFPNMIRYNLEHGNKKAGEIFNLQSYLYQAVFFTLSIGVLYAAAVAYFLCTRPKN; from the coding sequence ATGAAAAAATTTGCCGTCGAGTTTAAGTGGGCTGTACGCTACATCTTCGCCTATCTGGCGTGGATCATGGGAGAAAAAGTGTTGGGTGTATATGATACCCATATCGATTGGCTCCTGCTTTCGTCACTGGGGTTCTACCTTTTCGGGTTTGTGTTATACGTCCTGGCGCTGCGGGAAAAACGAGACACCGTCTTCCAAAAGCAAATGGACTGGAAACAGGGCTGTGTTTCGGGTTTTTACCTGACGATTTTTATTTCCCTGCTGATGGTTTTAGCGCAGGTCGTGGTGCACAAGGCCATTGCACCTGAGTTCTTCCCGAACATGATCCGCTATAACCTGGAACACGGCAATAAAAAAGCAGGGGAAATCTTCAACCTGCAAAGCTATCTCTACCAGGCGGTTTTCTTCACTTTGTCGATTGGGGTACTCTATGCGGCCGCTGTGGCCTATTTTTTGTGTACCCGTCCAAAAAACTAA
- a CDS encoding 2-dehydro-3-deoxyphosphooctonate aldolase has product MRFYPLFLLAALAAVSCTSTRSTIRNIDETAPAPVLKDNHFVLTEYSHDPKYGYDPDYPINIFYKSTKNDSINQPRFLNALAGPKGETITWTKLESCCPYPSKYSEMGVGTLDVYELTWPGQDKPVKLYLNIYGKGKVQIPMGLTYKP; this is encoded by the coding sequence ATGCGCTTCTACCCTCTTTTTCTGCTCGCCGCTTTGGCAGCCGTTTCCTGCACCAGCACCCGGTCGACCATCCGCAACATCGATGAAACGGCACCGGCACCCGTACTGAAAGACAACCACTTCGTGTTGACGGAATACAGCCACGACCCGAAATACGGTTACGATCCGGATTATCCGATCAACATCTTCTACAAAAGCACGAAAAACGACTCCATCAACCAGCCGCGCTTCCTCAATGCCTTAGCGGGCCCGAAAGGCGAAACCATCACCTGGACGAAACTCGAAAGCTGCTGCCCCTACCCTTCCAAATACAGCGAAATGGGTGTCGGCACTCTCGATGTGTACGAATTAACCTGGCCCGGACAAGACAAACCCGTGAAACTTTACCTCAACATTTATGGAAAGGGTAAAGTGCAGATTCCGATGGGGTTGACGTATAAACCTTAG
- a CDS encoding ThiF family adenylyltransferase, with translation MAQWTERAELLFRTEGLERLRQSNVLVVGLGGVGSFAAEFLARAGVGSMTIVDGDVVDITNINRQLPALHSTVGQPKVTLVGDRLMDINPELKLTRVKEFLSPERAYELVTTEYDYVVDCIDSITPKLNLIKSARDKKMKVISSMGAGGKMDASKVKVTDISKSHNCHLATAVRKRLRKMYVQKGVKVVFSTEIQDEGSLRMTDGLNFKKSFYGTNSYMPGLFGLYAAETVIRYLLKNKELK, from the coding sequence ATGGCACAGTGGACGGAGCGTGCGGAATTGCTTTTCCGTACAGAAGGACTCGAACGGCTTCGGCAATCAAACGTATTGGTCGTCGGATTGGGCGGCGTAGGCTCATTTGCAGCGGAATTCCTCGCACGCGCGGGCGTCGGCAGCATGACGATCGTCGATGGGGATGTGGTGGATATCACGAATATCAACCGGCAACTTCCCGCCCTGCATTCCACCGTTGGCCAACCGAAAGTGACGTTAGTGGGCGATCGCCTGATGGACATCAACCCTGAGTTGAAACTGACGCGGGTAAAAGAGTTCCTGTCACCCGAACGCGCCTATGAACTAGTCACTACCGAGTACGATTATGTGGTGGACTGCATTGACAGCATCACCCCCAAGCTCAACCTGATCAAATCGGCCCGCGACAAGAAGATGAAAGTCATCAGCAGCATGGGCGCCGGCGGCAAGATGGACGCGTCGAAGGTCAAGGTGACCGATATCAGCAAGTCGCACAATTGCCACCTCGCGACAGCCGTACGTAAGCGACTCCGGAAGATGTATGTGCAGAAAGGCGTGAAAGTAGTATTCTCAACCGAAATACAGGACGAAGGCAGCCTGCGCATGACCGACGGACTCAACTTCAAGAAATCCTTTTACGGAACCAACAGCTACATGCCCGGTCTCTTTGGATTGTATGCAGCAGAGACGGTTATTCGGTATTTGTTGAAGAATAAGGAGTTGAAGTGA
- a CDS encoding TatD family hydrolase, which translates to MINLHTHHDSGQPGVVEIVNRYPDETVDGLRCFSTGLHPWYLDTMPLHDALAIIETRLKLTGCVAVGECGLDKRIERPLADQQPAFEQQLELAQAYGKPVILHCVGAYQEMIETRKRLRITVPMIIHGFSKNQQVAKSLLDNGFYLSFGKYLLQNPGLAEVLKEVPRDRLFLETDTITDGIEAVYHRAAAILQTDVTALEAQINQNFAAVFGPHLLANS; encoded by the coding sequence ATGATTAACCTTCATACGCATCATGACTCCGGTCAGCCTGGCGTAGTGGAAATCGTCAACCGCTATCCGGACGAAACGGTCGATGGACTGCGCTGTTTTTCCACCGGCCTCCATCCGTGGTACCTTGATACAATGCCTTTGCACGATGCCTTGGCCATCATCGAAACGCGTTTGAAGCTGACAGGATGCGTAGCGGTAGGGGAGTGCGGACTCGACAAACGCATCGAACGGCCGCTTGCCGACCAGCAACCCGCGTTCGAGCAGCAACTGGAATTGGCGCAGGCATATGGCAAACCCGTCATCTTGCATTGCGTGGGAGCGTACCAGGAAATGATCGAAACCCGGAAACGACTGCGTATCACCGTGCCGATGATCATACACGGATTTTCCAAAAACCAACAGGTAGCGAAATCCCTTCTGGATAATGGCTTCTACCTGTCGTTCGGCAAATACCTGCTCCAGAATCCGGGCCTGGCGGAGGTGTTGAAGGAAGTACCGCGCGACCGCCTCTTCCTCGAAACCGACACCATCACCGACGGCATCGAAGCGGTGTACCATCGCGCTGCTGCGATACTTCAAACTGATGTTACCGCACTGGAAGCGCAAATCAACCAGAATTTTGCGGCGGTTTTCGGACCACACCTTCTTGCCAATTCGTAA
- a CDS encoding DUF1684 domain-containing protein, whose amino-acid sequence MKRYLTLLCTLFLATGLTAQKYSEKDVRAFQHKLNEEFASEKESPLEPADRKHFKSLDFFAPNPAFFVVAKFVRTPNEKPFPMKTSTSRTPMYVKYGELHFTLEGKACVLNLYKPTAPGEDYYFLPFTDLTNGEETYGGGRYIDLEAPGETVVIDFNKAYNPYCAYSGRYSCPKVPKDNHLDVVVKAGVKKFHD is encoded by the coding sequence ATGAAACGCTACCTGACGTTGCTGTGCACCTTGTTCCTCGCCACGGGCCTCACGGCACAAAAGTATTCGGAGAAAGACGTACGTGCTTTCCAACATAAATTAAATGAAGAATTCGCCTCGGAAAAGGAAAGTCCGTTGGAACCTGCCGACCGCAAGCACTTCAAATCATTGGATTTTTTCGCTCCCAATCCTGCTTTTTTCGTGGTAGCGAAGTTCGTCCGGACGCCGAATGAAAAGCCGTTCCCGATGAAGACGTCGACGTCGCGTACACCGATGTATGTGAAGTACGGCGAGCTCCATTTCACACTCGAAGGCAAGGCCTGCGTGCTGAACCTGTATAAACCGACGGCACCGGGTGAGGACTATTACTTCCTGCCGTTCACCGATCTTACCAATGGCGAGGAAACCTACGGCGGTGGGCGTTACATCGACCTCGAAGCGCCGGGCGAGACCGTTGTCATCGATTTCAACAAAGCCTACAATCCCTATTGCGCCTACAGCGGACGGTATTCGTGTCCGAAAGTGCCGAAAGACAACCACCTCGACGTAGTCGTTAAGGCGGGGGTAAAGAAATTCCATGATTAA
- a CDS encoding MFS transporter encodes MDGRLQTETVNLLHPMLRHASHRYVDNFRGFSREIWILAGITFVNRAGAMVIPFLSKYLHEDLHFSLSDVGTVMMAFGAGSLLGSFIGGRLADRIGFYKVMVFSLFTNGLLLFALERIHSFTGLCLGIFLTMTVADMFRPAMFVSVASYATPETRTRAFSLVRLAVNLGFAAGPALGGLLILGIGYSGLFWVDGATCILAITVFALLVKERNADPKSQVVIPEHVGRTPWNDRVYWLFLFVSFLGALVFFQILSTFPIYTRDGFGFTEFETGLLMTLNGLLVFLCEMPIVGFFERKHVDRLKVMLWGMLVLAFGYVALWVGGPYGVLIVYTVAMSYGEMFLFPFSNSFANHRAPAHVKGAYMALFTMTFSFAHIVGAKLGLETVDRFGYTANWALMSALALLGAGCCLLLQRRIQQGD; translated from the coding sequence ATGGACGGACGTTTGCAGACAGAAACCGTAAATTTGTTACATCCCATGTTGCGCCACGCCTCCCACCGTTATGTTGATAACTTCCGCGGCTTTTCCCGCGAGATCTGGATTTTGGCCGGCATCACCTTCGTCAACCGGGCGGGTGCGATGGTCATCCCCTTCCTTTCCAAATACCTCCACGAAGACCTGCATTTCTCTTTGTCGGATGTCGGCACCGTGATGATGGCCTTCGGCGCGGGTTCGCTGTTGGGCTCGTTTATCGGGGGACGCCTCGCCGACCGCATTGGCTTCTATAAAGTAATGGTATTCAGTTTGTTTACGAACGGCCTTTTGTTGTTTGCGTTGGAACGGATCCATTCGTTTACCGGACTTTGCCTCGGCATTTTCCTTACGATGACCGTAGCTGATATGTTCCGCCCTGCCATGTTCGTTTCCGTCGCTTCGTATGCCACTCCGGAAACCCGGACGCGGGCTTTCTCCCTCGTGCGGCTTGCGGTGAACCTGGGCTTTGCGGCCGGGCCCGCGCTTGGCGGGCTCCTCATCCTGGGGATTGGTTATTCGGGATTGTTCTGGGTGGATGGGGCCACCTGTATCCTTGCGATTACGGTCTTTGCCCTGCTGGTGAAAGAGCGAAATGCCGATCCGAAGTCGCAGGTGGTCATACCCGAACACGTAGGCCGCACGCCCTGGAACGACCGGGTGTATTGGCTGTTCCTGTTCGTAAGTTTCCTGGGGGCGCTGGTGTTCTTCCAAATCCTCTCGACCTTTCCGATCTATACACGCGACGGGTTTGGTTTTACGGAATTCGAAACCGGATTGCTGATGACGCTCAATGGTCTCCTTGTATTTCTCTGCGAAATGCCCATCGTCGGGTTCTTCGAGCGCAAACACGTTGACCGCCTGAAGGTAATGCTATGGGGAATGCTGGTGCTGGCGTTCGGCTATGTGGCCCTATGGGTTGGCGGACCCTACGGCGTACTTATAGTATATACGGTTGCGATGAGTTATGGCGAGATGTTCCTGTTCCCGTTCAGCAATTCGTTTGCGAACCACCGTGCGCCTGCGCATGTGAAAGGTGCATATATGGCCTTGTTCACGATGACGTTCAGCTTTGCCCACATCGTAGGGGCAAAACTCGGGCTGGAAACGGTAGACCGGTTCGGTTATACCGCGAACTGGGCCCTTATGAGCGCGCTGGCGCTATTGGGCGCGGGCTGCTGCCTGTTGCTGCAGCGTCGTATCCAGCAAGGGGACTGA
- the dnaK gene encoding molecular chaperone DnaK, translated as MGKIIGIDLGTTNSCVAVMEGNEAVVIPNSEGKRTTPSVIAFVEGGEIKVGDPAKRQAVTNPTKTISSIKRFMGRTFDETANETKHVAYNVVKGDNNTPRVDIDKRLYTPQELSAMTLQKMKKTAEDYLGQTVSEAVITVPAYFNDAQRQATKEAGEIAGLKVMRIINEPTAAALAYGLDKKGQDQKIAVYDLGGGTFDISILELGDGVFEVLSTNGDTHLGGDDFDQVIIDWLADEFKAEEQLDLRIDPMSLQRLKEAAEKAKIELSSSAETEINLPYITATASGPKHLVKKLSRAKFEQLADSLVKRSMDPVAKALKDAGLSKSDIDEVILVGGSTRIPKIQEEVEKFFGKKPSKGVNPDEVVAIGAAIQGGVLSGDVKDVLLLDVTPLSLGIETMGGVMTKLIDANTTIPTKKSQVFSTAADSQPSVEIHVLQGERTMAGDNKTIGRFHLDGIPPAPRGVPQIEVTFDIDANGIIKVSATDKSTGKSQDIRIEASSGLTQEEIERMKKDAEANADADRKARERAEKLNEADSMIFQTESQLKELGDKLSADHKSGIEAALTELKAAHASQDLDAIQPALDKINAAWKTATEAMYQQGGAQGEPQPQEAQPQDEGGSVQDVDYEEVK; from the coding sequence ATGGGTAAGATAATCGGAATCGACTTAGGTACTACCAACTCCTGCGTGGCCGTAATGGAAGGCAACGAAGCCGTGGTAATCCCTAACTCGGAAGGAAAACGCACAACGCCGTCTGTCATCGCTTTCGTGGAAGGCGGCGAAATAAAGGTAGGGGACCCGGCCAAACGCCAGGCAGTCACCAACCCGACCAAAACCATTTCGTCGATCAAACGGTTCATGGGCCGCACCTTCGACGAAACCGCAAACGAAACCAAACACGTGGCCTACAACGTCGTAAAAGGCGATAACAATACACCACGCGTCGACATCGACAAGCGCCTGTATACACCACAGGAATTGTCGGCCATGACGCTGCAGAAAATGAAGAAAACGGCTGAGGACTACCTCGGACAAACCGTTTCGGAAGCCGTTATTACCGTACCGGCCTACTTCAACGACGCACAGCGCCAGGCAACGAAAGAAGCAGGTGAGATCGCCGGACTCAAAGTCATGCGGATCATCAACGAGCCGACAGCGGCTGCGTTGGCCTACGGACTCGACAAAAAAGGACAAGACCAGAAGATTGCCGTATACGACCTTGGAGGAGGTACCTTCGATATCTCCATCCTCGAACTGGGTGATGGTGTATTCGAAGTATTGTCAACCAACGGGGACACCCACCTCGGGGGCGACGACTTCGACCAGGTCATCATCGACTGGCTGGCAGACGAATTCAAAGCCGAAGAGCAACTTGACCTCCGTATCGATCCTATGTCGCTGCAACGTCTGAAAGAAGCCGCCGAGAAAGCGAAGATCGAACTGTCATCTTCCGCTGAAACCGAAATCAACCTGCCGTATATCACGGCTACCGCTTCCGGACCGAAGCACTTGGTGAAGAAACTGAGCCGTGCGAAATTCGAACAACTGGCCGACAGCCTCGTAAAACGTTCGATGGATCCGGTGGCGAAAGCCCTGAAAGATGCCGGTTTGTCAAAATCGGATATCGATGAGGTCATCCTCGTAGGAGGTTCGACCCGTATCCCGAAAATCCAGGAAGAAGTAGAGAAGTTCTTCGGTAAGAAGCCATCGAAAGGCGTAAACCCGGATGAAGTAGTAGCCATCGGCGCTGCGATCCAGGGGGGGGTACTTTCCGGCGACGTAAAAGACGTACTGCTTCTCGACGTAACACCACTGTCACTCGGTATCGAGACAATGGGTGGCGTGATGACGAAACTCATCGATGCCAACACCACCATCCCGACCAAGAAATCACAGGTGTTCTCAACCGCGGCCGACTCACAGCCCAGCGTGGAAATCCACGTGTTGCAGGGTGAGCGTACCATGGCTGGTGATAACAAGACCATCGGTCGTTTCCATCTCGATGGCATCCCACCGGCCCCACGCGGCGTACCACAGATCGAAGTAACTTTCGACATAGACGCAAACGGTATCATCAAAGTATCGGCAACCGACAAATCAACCGGTAAATCACAGGATATCCGCATCGAGGCTTCATCCGGACTTACGCAAGAGGAAATCGAGCGTATGAAGAAAGACGCTGAGGCAAACGCCGATGCCGACCGCAAGGCCCGTGAGCGCGCTGAGAAACTGAACGAGGCCGACAGCATGATCTTCCAGACCGAAAGCCAACTGAAGGAACTCGGTGATAAATTGTCAGCCGACCACAAATCAGGCATCGAAGCGGCCCTGACCGAACTGAAAGCAGCCCATGCGTCACAAGACCTGGATGCGATCCAGCCGGCCCTTGACAAGATCAACGCAGCCTGGAAAACGGCTACCGAAGCCATGTACCAGCAAGGCGGTGCACAGGGTGAGCCACAGCCACAGGAGGCACAGCCACAAGACGAAGGCGGCTCTGTTCAGGACGTCGACTACGAAGAAGTGAAATAA
- a CDS encoding T9SS type A sorting domain-containing protein, with translation MRIFRITIVPLFVIPLLAVNETVAQEVTQTPEINASSYVKSDLSFDTGDLFMELTSNATADAQVAAHTRVFPNPVTDVLQVVSDKPIESIAVYSLDGKVVYTAPSPQNTIDLKYLTTGLYLVVINQEENFKIVKL, from the coding sequence ATGCGTATCTTCAGAATTACCATCGTCCCGCTTTTTGTCATTCCCTTGTTGGCTGTCAATGAAACCGTCGCCCAGGAGGTTACGCAAACCCCTGAAATCAATGCAAGCAGTTATGTAAAAAGCGACCTGTCTTTCGATACAGGAGACCTGTTTATGGAACTGACAAGCAATGCAACGGCAGATGCACAGGTCGCTGCCCACACCAGGGTTTTCCCGAATCCTGTAACGGATGTACTACAGGTCGTATCCGATAAACCGATTGAATCGATTGCCGTATACAGCCTTGACGGAAAGGTAGTCTATACCGCTCCATCACCCCAAAACACTATTGACCTGAAATACCTGACAACCGGTTTGTATCTGGTGGTCATCAACCAAGAGGAAAACTTCAAAATCGTTAAACTATGA
- a CDS encoding glycoside hydrolase family 55 protein, translated as MRIAIFCLLFVNLMFGQGVPQGFSHRGVINDSQNRPVANKDVVIRTTILDDDKEELYIETHRVKTNATGHYTIVIGQGERLLPSDPNFKLSDLKWGDATKTKSYRIEVDTTGSGNKFTINGTSQFFAVPYAFFSLNNLGSLTAKSSESNSCTATVDNIAALKARVPSARFERVCVKYYSSELDNGGGEFMWIPEYNPNGNPDVDNLWVNIHPGGIRNNDDGCIIQRTGDTSTGRWVRLIDGYINVTYYGVTGQKQPDDGERIQRAIDYAAYNAKYNPGITEGTIVYFPSGVYKIHNELVWKNGVSLRGESRFNTVLEAGYPTDPNAPSYSTNGGSLLKLDTGRVVGSHISDLSFQGIANETDSSKQKNCFSLEASTGEFGDGGLWNSTIKNVEIKGFNGTGIILKGRGDYTAPIQFNVFENISVTRQTPLSYSLYTNGQLGQNTFINCGFFAKFNYSMTNPSEFILGTNVLLSNATNNFNTVGIMSFINCTIENSEDGVNIQHAESVTFDTCWFESLNVAIQVHNGTGGFKSKAIHITNCRFANAAGFGSLKPNAFNQFGFGKCIVVNNSEVNVENCYATVSRIFREDDPTYTIIDTALNLDKKLFIYRSNSSQGVFTRANSFQHPVLSNTYGLTPSVSVSNSTLNLEQNVYCNVTASAAVTVATINTEMLPGERITLTNASTFNITFTKTGNLDFSATSSVVLGPNKTAEFVKRQLPNNSIKLQLVTVY; from the coding sequence ATGAGAATCGCCATTTTTTGCCTGCTATTTGTCAACCTCATGTTTGGACAGGGTGTGCCGCAGGGGTTCAGCCACCGGGGTGTCATCAATGACAGCCAAAACAGACCTGTCGCCAATAAAGATGTGGTGATCAGGACCACGATATTAGATGATGACAAAGAGGAGCTATATATAGAAACACATCGCGTAAAGACAAATGCGACGGGGCACTACACTATCGTGATCGGACAAGGTGAACGACTACTTCCGAGTGATCCGAACTTCAAACTGAGCGACCTCAAATGGGGTGATGCCACCAAGACCAAATCGTACCGCATTGAGGTCGACACGACCGGTAGTGGCAACAAGTTTACGATTAATGGCACCAGCCAGTTTTTTGCCGTCCCCTACGCGTTTTTCAGCCTGAACAACCTGGGCTCGCTTACGGCTAAAAGCAGTGAAAGCAATTCGTGTACGGCTACCGTTGACAATATTGCCGCTTTAAAAGCGAGGGTGCCCTCCGCCCGTTTTGAACGGGTTTGTGTGAAATATTATTCCTCTGAACTGGATAACGGTGGCGGCGAATTCATGTGGATTCCGGAGTATAACCCCAACGGCAACCCGGATGTGGATAATTTATGGGTAAACATCCATCCGGGTGGTATCCGAAATAATGATGACGGATGTATTATCCAACGAACAGGCGATACCTCTACTGGGAGATGGGTGCGACTGATTGATGGGTATATCAATGTCACCTATTATGGTGTGACGGGACAAAAGCAGCCGGATGACGGTGAGCGCATCCAACGGGCAATCGACTATGCGGCTTACAATGCAAAATACAACCCGGGTATTACGGAGGGTACGATCGTCTATTTCCCTTCTGGCGTTTACAAAATTCACAACGAATTGGTATGGAAGAATGGCGTGTCGCTCAGAGGTGAATCGCGTTTTAATACGGTGTTGGAGGCCGGCTATCCGACTGACCCCAACGCGCCTTCCTACTCCACTAACGGTGGGTCATTGCTGAAACTGGATACCGGACGGGTGGTAGGTTCCCATATATCCGACCTGTCGTTCCAGGGGATTGCCAATGAAACCGACAGTTCCAAACAGAAGAATTGTTTCAGCCTGGAAGCGTCTACCGGCGAGTTTGGCGATGGTGGTCTTTGGAATTCCACCATCAAAAATGTAGAAATAAAAGGTTTCAATGGAACGGGTATTATCCTGAAAGGACGAGGTGACTATACCGCCCCGATACAATTCAACGTCTTTGAAAACATCAGCGTTACGCGGCAAACACCACTCTCCTACTCGTTATACACCAATGGCCAATTGGGCCAGAACACCTTCATCAATTGTGGTTTCTTTGCGAAGTTCAATTACAGCATGACGAATCCGAGCGAGTTTATCTTGGGTACGAATGTGTTGCTATCCAATGCCACTAATAATTTCAATACGGTGGGCATCATGAGTTTTATCAATTGTACGATTGAAAACTCAGAAGATGGTGTGAACATTCAACATGCGGAGAGCGTGACGTTTGACACCTGCTGGTTTGAGAGTTTAAACGTGGCTATACAAGTCCATAACGGAACGGGCGGATTCAAAAGCAAAGCCATCCACATCACCAATTGCCGCTTCGCCAATGCGGCGGGATTTGGTTCTTTGAAGCCCAATGCGTTCAACCAGTTTGGATTCGGCAAGTGTATAGTAGTAAATAATTCAGAAGTGAACGTCGAGAATTGTTATGCTACGGTGAGCCGGATTTTCAGGGAAGACGACCCCACGTATACCATTATCGACACGGCGCTGAACCTTGACAAGAAACTGTTTATCTATCGGAGCAACAGTTCACAGGGTGTTTTTACCAGGGCCAATTCCTTCCAGCATCCCGTTTTAAGTAATACGTATGGACTGACGCCTTCGGTTTCCGTCAGCAATTCCACGCTGAATTTGGAACAGAATGTGTATTGCAATGTTACTGCTTCCGCGGCGGTGACGGTGGCTACTATCAACACCGAGATGCTACCGGGAGAACGGATAACGCTCACGAACGCCAGTACGTTCAATATCACGTTCACGAAAACCGGCAATCTCGATTTCAGTGCCACTTCTTCGGTGGTATTAGGCCCGAACAAAACCGCCGAGTTTGTCAAAAGGCAGTTGCCGAATAATTCGATTAAGCTGCAGTTGGTGACGGTTTATTGA
- a CDS encoding RDD family protein, translating to MKQTPLRIAGLDDDLYAGFGPRIASLLLDIVFFLPIGILTTWLNGLSKDAFYYTMVPNLLFGLWYYIYLPKKYGGTPGKLLVGIKILKTDGRPIGWDEAVLRHVVLLVLQIFNMVITIMALDLADEDIYLTLSWFEKSAYLTALMPGYFRAYTLVSSVWVWSELIVLLTNPRKRAFHDYMAGTVIIKKRYEAAIVREMYPEEEAN from the coding sequence ATGAAACAAACACCTCTTCGAATCGCAGGCCTGGACGATGACCTTTACGCCGGATTTGGTCCGCGCATCGCTTCGCTGTTACTGGATATCGTTTTCTTCCTTCCCATCGGGATCCTGACCACGTGGCTGAACGGATTAAGTAAAGACGCGTTTTACTATACGATGGTCCCGAACCTGCTTTTTGGTTTGTGGTATTATATATACCTGCCGAAAAAATATGGCGGAACACCCGGCAAACTGCTGGTAGGCATCAAGATACTAAAAACAGATGGCCGCCCGATCGGATGGGATGAGGCCGTGCTGCGGCATGTGGTCTTGCTGGTGTTACAGATTTTCAATATGGTTATTACGATCATGGCCCTGGATCTTGCAGATGAGGACATCTACCTAACACTCTCCTGGTTTGAAAAAAGTGCCTACCTGACGGCGCTGATGCCTGGCTATTTCCGGGCTTATACCCTGGTAAGCAGCGTGTGGGTGTGGAGTGAACTGATCGTATTGCTTACCAACCCACGAAAACGCGCCTTCCATGATTATATGGCCGGTACGGTTATCATCAAAAAGCGTTATGAAGCGGCTATTGTTCGCGAGATGTATCCGGAAGAGGAAGCAAACTAA